A stretch of the uncultured Desulfobacter sp. genome encodes the following:
- a CDS encoding helix-hairpin-helix domain-containing protein, with product MDAKKLTAVITSICALLFLGLGSAYAANSTNSTTKKEVVTVKEKTKSTDKKIKSTKKEVKTSVTNKTKSSTGTAVKKTSVNNKISTQKGSSSKKVTTADNKVKTNNTLSKNNGILENNKKGISSTSKKQSSSLTKKFSGRVNINKGTAEDLQQISGIGPVKAKSIIDYRKKHGSFKSAQDLLNVKGIGKGTVDKIKQYLVF from the coding sequence ATGGATGCTAAAAAATTGACCGCTGTAATAACTTCGATTTGCGCACTTTTATTTTTAGGATTAGGGTCTGCCTATGCGGCAAATTCTACGAACAGCACGACCAAAAAGGAGGTTGTGACTGTCAAGGAAAAGACCAAATCGACAGATAAAAAGATCAAGTCAACAAAAAAGGAAGTAAAAACAAGTGTAACGAATAAGACCAAATCATCAACTGGAACTGCCGTTAAAAAAACTTCGGTAAACAATAAAATCAGCACTCAAAAGGGCTCATCAAGCAAAAAAGTGACCACAGCTGATAACAAGGTCAAAACAAATAATACACTGTCTAAGAACAACGGTATTTTAGAAAATAATAAAAAAGGAATAAGCTCAACGTCAAAAAAGCAGAGCAGCTCACTTACTAAAAAATTTAGCGGTAGAGTGAATATAAATAAAGGAACAGCTGAGGATTTACAGCAGATTTCGGGGATCGGACCTGTTAAGGCGAAGAGCATCATTGATTATCGCAAAAAGCATGGAAGCTTTAAAAGCGCACAAGATCTGCTTAACGTTAAAGGCATCGGTAAAGGGACCGTGGATAAGATTAAACAATATCTGGTCTTCTAA
- the pspA gene encoding phage shock protein PspA, protein MGIFTRFRDIVSSNINAMLDKAEDPEKMIKLMIREMEDTLIELKSSCAGAIANHKKVERLGHEAQEKESFWNEKAELAVTKGRDDLARQALMEKRRFSQRLEVVETELVDISTMVDQYKNDITELETKLKSAREKQRMLVQRHIRAQHKKRARQEIRKADSSEVIKKFEEMENHIERMEAEADLVDFGRRSSLETAFDDLAADEEIENELNALKSSQSGAIDDTKS, encoded by the coding sequence ATGGGTATTTTTACACGCTTCAGAGATATCGTATCTTCAAACATTAACGCCATGCTGGACAAAGCCGAAGATCCTGAAAAAATGATCAAGCTCATGATCCGGGAAATGGAAGACACCCTGATCGAACTGAAATCATCCTGTGCCGGCGCCATTGCCAATCATAAAAAGGTGGAACGTTTAGGCCACGAGGCCCAGGAAAAAGAATCGTTTTGGAATGAAAAAGCAGAACTGGCAGTAACCAAAGGCCGTGACGATCTTGCCCGCCAGGCCCTGATGGAAAAACGCAGATTCAGCCAGCGCCTGGAGGTGGTAGAAACGGAACTCGTTGACATTTCAACTATGGTGGATCAATACAAAAACGATATCACGGAACTTGAAACCAAGCTGAAATCAGCCCGGGAAAAACAGCGCATGCTGGTTCAGCGGCATATCCGGGCCCAGCATAAAAAACGGGCCAGACAGGAAATCCGCAAGGCAGACAGTTCAGAAGTGATCAAAAAATTCGAAGAGATGGAAAATCATATTGAGCGTATGGAAGCCGAAGCCGATCTCGTTGATTTCGGCAGACGCTCCAGCCTTGAAACCGCTTTTGATGACCTGGCAGCCGACGAGGAGATTGAAAACGAACTCAATGCATTGAAATCCTCCCAATCCGGAGCAATTGATGATACAAAATCCTAA
- a CDS encoding penicillin acylase family protein, with product MKWNRRVCVVIALLVVCCVILFLVLSQLNDYQDDGQLNLVGLNSPVTVIRDDSGIAYIHAENIGDLLFAQGFVTAQDRLFQMQTTRMYYEGRMSELAGAKARDLDVRMRTIGISRMANKQARILNPALRKQFQHYVDGINAFIKKCPDDLALEFSLAGIKPDLWQVEDCLGVVFYMGYSTAANLTTEIVSQMLLDTLGYEKTALLLPLNINVDDPDDKGIIVMPPKENLGLALPFDPGLLSYAGDRTLRVGSNNWAVAPEKSVTGSALMAGDPHLDPRMLPGVWYPAGLICPGVRAVGAQIPGIPGMGVGRTEHIALSATNNYGDMVDLYIETVDPKNPNHYLEGNNSIAFGHIKERLKIKDKNSPGGFRTQDLDIRTTRRGAVVSEVLKGLDKNNVFTLRFAPVESMTPDLGLLDVLTAKNAHDLSQTMQGLTTACFNWVFADSSGNIGHQASGRIPVRRNGGTFPHVVKDSTDNWQGWIAPDQMPGQINPEKKWVGTCNNKTVDTGFPQYYSSFFAPSFRYARLKELMAGKAKQAPLDMWQYQRDTGNVMARHIAPIMSRIFLANGETKDLGQILADWDFKDDPEKAAPLIFQTIYRYFALAVFEDDLGPQKVLTLLNAWYYWQERLLQFVQAGESLFFDDIRTADKTETMADLFIRAAHAARKALSQSLGGNPAQWRWGDLHTLELVNPLFRKGRLKSFFGTGPMPMGGSGETLYRGWYDFDAPYAVTHCASLRFVADMGDDEKLMAVLPGGVAGRTFHPHQKNLINGFMDGPVQYWWFSDAAIKAHAKTTLTLMP from the coding sequence ATGAAATGGAATCGGCGTGTCTGTGTCGTTATCGCTTTACTGGTGGTCTGTTGTGTGATCCTTTTCCTCGTTTTGTCGCAACTTAATGATTACCAGGATGACGGACAATTAAATCTTGTCGGTTTGAATTCCCCTGTGACCGTCATCCGGGACGATTCGGGCATTGCTTATATCCATGCCGAAAATATTGGTGACTTGTTATTTGCCCAAGGATTTGTCACGGCCCAGGACCGGCTGTTCCAGATGCAGACTACCCGGATGTATTATGAAGGGCGGATGAGCGAACTGGCAGGTGCCAAGGCCAGGGATCTGGATGTCCGTATGCGCACCATTGGCATTTCACGCATGGCGAATAAACAGGCCCGGATATTAAATCCTGCCTTGCGAAAACAGTTTCAGCACTATGTGGACGGCATAAATGCCTTTATAAAAAAATGTCCGGATGACCTTGCTTTGGAATTTAGCCTTGCCGGGATTAAACCGGATTTATGGCAGGTGGAAGACTGCCTCGGTGTTGTGTTTTATATGGGATATTCCACGGCAGCCAATCTGACCACGGAGATTGTTTCCCAGATGCTGCTGGATACGTTGGGGTATGAAAAAACCGCCTTGCTTTTACCTTTAAATATTAATGTGGACGATCCCGATGACAAGGGCATTATTGTCATGCCGCCCAAGGAGAATCTTGGGTTGGCTTTGCCGTTTGACCCCGGTCTTCTGTCCTATGCCGGGGACAGAACGTTGCGGGTGGGCAGTAACAATTGGGCCGTTGCCCCGGAAAAATCGGTCACCGGATCTGCGCTGATGGCCGGAGATCCTCACCTGGACCCAAGAATGCTGCCCGGGGTCTGGTATCCGGCTGGACTGATTTGTCCGGGTGTCAGGGCTGTTGGAGCCCAGATCCCCGGTATCCCGGGTATGGGGGTGGGGCGTACAGAGCACATTGCGTTGTCCGCAACCAACAATTATGGTGACATGGTGGACCTTTATATTGAGACCGTTGATCCGAAAAATCCGAATCATTATCTGGAAGGGAATAATTCCATTGCCTTTGGCCATATTAAAGAACGGTTGAAAATTAAAGATAAAAATTCACCCGGCGGCTTTCGAACACAAGATCTGGACATCCGGACCACCCGCAGGGGGGCTGTGGTGTCTGAGGTTCTTAAAGGGCTGGACAAAAATAACGTGTTTACGCTTAGATTTGCGCCGGTGGAGTCCATGACCCCTGATCTCGGATTGCTGGATGTCCTTACGGCAAAAAATGCCCATGATCTTTCCCAAACCATGCAAGGCCTGACCACGGCCTGTTTTAACTGGGTCTTTGCCGATAGTTCCGGAAATATCGGTCATCAGGCATCCGGGCGGATTCCTGTACGAAGAAACGGTGGCACGTTTCCCCATGTGGTCAAAGATAGCACAGACAACTGGCAGGGCTGGATTGCACCGGATCAGATGCCCGGGCAGATCAATCCGGAAAAAAAGTGGGTGGGTACCTGCAACAATAAAACAGTGGACACAGGCTTTCCCCAATACTATTCATCTTTTTTTGCGCCGTCATTTCGGTATGCGAGACTAAAAGAGCTCATGGCGGGCAAAGCCAAGCAGGCACCTTTGGATATGTGGCAGTATCAAAGGGATACAGGCAATGTCATGGCCCGCCACATCGCGCCTATTATGTCACGAATTTTTCTGGCGAACGGGGAGACAAAAGATCTTGGGCAGATTCTGGCGGATTGGGATTTTAAAGATGACCCCGAAAAGGCGGCACCTTTGATTTTTCAAACCATATACCGGTATTTTGCCTTGGCCGTGTTTGAGGATGACCTGGGGCCGCAAAAGGTTTTGACATTGCTGAATGCATGGTATTACTGGCAGGAGCGCCTTCTGCAGTTTGTACAGGCAGGTGAAAGTCTTTTTTTTGATGATATACGCACTGCCGATAAAACCGAAACCATGGCGGATCTTTTTATCCGGGCTGCACATGCCGCCCGAAAGGCGTTGTCCCAAAGCCTTGGTGGCAACCCTGCCCAGTGGCGCTGGGGGGATCTGCACACCCTTGAACTGGTTAATCCACTTTTTCGCAAAGGGAGACTCAAAAGCTTTTTCGGTACAGGGCCTATGCCCATGGGGGGATCCGGGGAAACCCTGTATCGGGGGTGGTATGATTTTGACGCTCCCTATGCGGTGACCCATTGCGCATCTCTGCGCTTTGTGGCGGATATGGGTGATGATGAAAAGCTAATGGCAGTGCTGCCGGGAGGGGTTGCGGGCCGAACCTTTCACCCTCATCAGAAAAATTTGATTAACGGTTTTATGGATGGACCTGTCCAGTATTGGTGGTTTTCAGATGCTGCCATTAAGGCCCATGCAAAAACTACGCTGACATTGATGCCGTAA
- the pspC gene encoding envelope stress response membrane protein PspC: MRYHKNRYHCSGGSMWGQGRSGGFRQRMDRLTAAEGFYRSRRGIILGVCRGLAEHFNLSVFWTRIIVLALFLFTGFWPVGVLYFIAGLLLKPEPVIPLENASDEEFYQSYTRSRSSAIQRIKNKFDNIDRRIRRMEDTVTSKEFDFK, from the coding sequence ATGAGATACCATAAAAATCGATATCACTGTTCAGGTGGTTCCATGTGGGGCCAAGGAAGATCCGGCGGATTTCGTCAGAGAATGGACCGCCTGACTGCAGCCGAGGGCTTTTACCGCTCCAGGCGGGGCATTATATTAGGTGTTTGCCGGGGATTGGCGGAACACTTTAACCTCTCGGTATTCTGGACCCGGATTATTGTACTTGCCCTGTTTTTATTCACTGGGTTCTGGCCGGTGGGCGTCCTCTATTTTATCGCAGGACTTTTACTGAAGCCGGAGCCTGTTATCCCGCTGGAAAATGCAAGTGATGAAGAATTCTATCAGTCCTACACCCGGTCAAGATCCTCGGCCATCCAGCGGATTAAGAATAAATTTGACAATATTGACCGCCGAATTCGGCGCATGGAAGACACGGTCACGTCAAAAGAATTTGATTTTAAATAA
- a CDS encoding PAS and helix-turn-helix domain-containing protein: protein MDIKDDQLDSISKMRYKAEKLLCQRIIPSLKEPTDFLAKEIYQTIREVEVHRAELEMQNDELNVAQDDLETSQKLYFDLYDLAPIGYFVVNEKGVILKANLTAADLLGKNRSELLNQLFTRFIVKEDQGIYYRHHKMLFETSQPQTVELQMHRHDNMLFWARLDTVMTKNERSGAVYQAFLTDIGESKRSERALRNRIRELNFFFSLSKLLEKPFVDLDEVLAKTVLMIPQAWQFPQMTEACIELEGQVFQTEGFRKTTWMQTSDIVIQEKKAGQIAVCYTEKRVAFDKEPFLIEEYRLLNAIAQRLGHIIERIQMTDVVKKNELFLKTIMNSITNPFAVINATNCTIEMANEACGGRKVIGQKCYTMCHQRSTPCTGEDYPCPVLEVKRTRKPFVEECLHYDAQKNPSDIRINGFPVFDKNGIVIQVIVYETNITVRKNAERELKRKAAELEETNTALKVLLKKREQDKDEIEENIFANYQMLLSPIIQSLKTTLTQENQRDIVKILEQNLANILSPFSKKLSDKLIHLTPTEIYVAELIKQGKSSKEAAQILNCSFHTIARHRENIRIKTNLKNKKINLRSFLLSL, encoded by the coding sequence ATGGACATCAAGGATGACCAACTTGATAGCATCTCTAAAATGAGATACAAGGCTGAAAAACTGCTTTGTCAGAGAATAATCCCGTCGTTAAAAGAACCAACAGACTTCTTAGCCAAAGAAATCTATCAAACAATTCGTGAGGTTGAGGTGCATAGGGCCGAGTTAGAAATGCAAAATGATGAGCTGAATGTAGCGCAAGATGATCTGGAGACTTCCCAAAAGCTCTATTTCGATCTTTATGATCTCGCGCCGATAGGCTATTTTGTTGTCAATGAAAAAGGGGTCATTCTGAAGGCCAACCTCACAGCCGCCGACCTATTGGGCAAGAATAGAAGCGAGCTGCTCAACCAACTTTTCACTCGTTTTATCGTAAAAGAGGACCAAGGCATATATTACCGCCACCACAAGATGCTTTTTGAAACGAGTCAGCCGCAGACCGTTGAACTGCAAATGCACAGACATGACAACATGCTGTTCTGGGCAAGGCTGGATACTGTTATGACGAAAAATGAGCGTTCAGGTGCTGTTTACCAGGCCTTCTTGACCGATATAGGAGAATCCAAGCGGTCAGAACGTGCATTAAGAAACCGAATCAGGGAACTAAACTTTTTTTTTAGTCTTTCCAAGTTGTTGGAAAAACCGTTTGTCGATTTAGATGAGGTGTTGGCAAAAACGGTCTTGATGATTCCACAGGCCTGGCAGTTTCCACAAATGACAGAAGCCTGTATTGAGCTGGAAGGGCAGGTGTTTCAAACAGAGGGTTTTCGAAAAACAACATGGATGCAAACCAGTGATATTGTGATTCAGGAGAAAAAAGCCGGGCAAATAGCAGTATGCTATACAGAGAAACGGGTGGCATTTGATAAGGAGCCGTTTTTGATAGAAGAGTACCGCTTGCTAAATGCCATCGCTCAAAGACTGGGGCATATCATAGAACGAATCCAGATGACCGATGTCGTAAAAAAAAACGAGTTATTTCTAAAGACAATCATGAACTCAATCACCAACCCGTTTGCCGTTATCAATGCAACAAACTGCACCATCGAAATGGCCAATGAAGCTTGCGGAGGGCGGAAAGTGATAGGACAAAAATGTTATACCATGTGCCATCAGCGTAGTACGCCTTGTACCGGGGAGGATTATCCTTGTCCGGTCTTAGAAGTCAAGCGGACTAGAAAGCCCTTTGTTGAAGAGTGCTTGCATTACGATGCCCAAAAGAATCCGTCGGATATAAGAATAAACGGCTTCCCGGTATTCGACAAAAATGGAATCGTCATTCAAGTTATTGTATATGAAACCAATATTACCGTACGCAAAAACGCCGAACGGGAGTTAAAACGTAAGGCAGCCGAATTGGAAGAGACAAATACCGCGTTGAAAGTGCTGTTGAAAAAAAGAGAACAGGATAAAGACGAAATTGAAGAAAATATATTTGCCAACTATCAAATGCTGCTTTCCCCCATTATTCAAAGTTTGAAAACCACACTTACACAAGAAAATCAGCGTGACATCGTCAAGATCTTGGAGCAGAATTTAGCAAATATCCTTTCCCCGTTTTCAAAAAAACTATCAGATAAATTAATCCATTTAACCCCTACGGAAATTTATGTGGCAGAACTCATTAAACAAGGAAAATCTAGCAAAGAGGCCGCACAAATTCTAAACTGTTCTTTCCACACGATTGCCCGCCACAGAGAGAATATCCGGATAAAAACAAACTTGAAAAACAAGAAAATCAATCTCAGGTCATTCCTTTTATCTTTGTAA
- a CDS encoding phage-shock protein, producing the protein MSSVIIAIITVGGSILALVILGIIIIGSIRAAKTGGLSKNEKETRTEETRMIQDIYNALPKMEERIEALETILIERGHQNQ; encoded by the coding sequence ATGAGCAGCGTAATTATTGCAATCATCACAGTCGGCGGGTCAATACTTGCCCTGGTCATCTTAGGAATCATCATCATCGGCAGTATCCGGGCGGCCAAAACCGGAGGACTTTCAAAAAATGAAAAGGAGACCCGGACCGAAGAGACCAGAATGATCCAGGACATATACAACGCCCTGCCCAAAATGGAAGAACGGATTGAAGCCCTAGAAACCATACTCATCGAACGTGGGCACCAAAACCAATAA